Below is a genomic region from Oryzias melastigma strain HK-1 linkage group LG7, ASM292280v2, whole genome shotgun sequence.
GGGACAAAAAAATGGGTTACAGTAACACCTACTTAAAATTTTCCtttcaaataaactttatcAATCATTGATGTCGTGGACGATCATACCTCCACAATTTCAAGAAGCTCTGTTTTGTCGATGCACCCGCTCCCATCTTTATCATACATTTTGAATGTCCATTTAAGTTTGTGCTCCAGTTTTCCCCGAAGTACTAAATTCAAAGCTGCAACATACTCCAGGAAATCAATGGTGTTGTCCTGTGGACACAAAGAAAACCTTGAGAGGGGCCagatttattgattattttttatcatgCTTCCATAAACCCCTCTAGGTTACATTCAGAATGTCAGcagtagaaatatttttttattgtaatgaaAAGGAAGATATTATAAGTAGCAAATGAAATAGTAAATAAGAAGCTATATTTACAGCATCAGAACCTAAATGGACCCAAAAATCGACCTTATACTTACGCCGTTTTTGTCGAAGGCCCGAAACATGTTTTCTATGTAATCTGCAGCCTCTTTGTTGTTGGTGACACCAAAGAAACTCTTGAACTCGTGCATGAACAACGTCCCACTCGGGCACTCCACAACAAACTTCTTGTACCATTCCTGCAGCTCCGCCACATCGATCTCCTTGTCTGGGTCGCTTTCCTCGCTCAGCCGCTGACCCATAATGGGAAGATTTTCTGTAACTCCCCAAAtattaacctgttttttttaacctacatgaagatgttttatttgggtcTCCTTTTTCCTCTACAAATCCATAAATGTGACAACAATCCAACGAACTTTGGAATTATTCAGGTAAGAGTAAAAGGAGAAGAGTTATTCTGCTGTGTATTCCTCCAAATCCCTTCTGAAAGTGAGGCTGAGACATTGACAGATATGCATCACATGGTACAGGATTAGAAATGAAGACTTGTCTGGAGCAATTAGTTCACACCCAGATGATGAGGGGATTTCCTTTGTGATGCTGCTTGTGCTAATTCCAAACAAAACATGCAAGTAAGGACTGTCTGTTCTGAGAGCCATGAAGCCACAAGGTTTCTCCTCCCAT
It encodes:
- the guca1b gene encoding guanylyl cyclase-activating protein 2 → MGQRLSEESDPDKEIDVAELQEWYKKFVVECPSGTLFMHEFKSFFGVTNNKEAADYIENMFRAFDKNGDNTIDFLEYVAALNLVLRGKLEHKLKWTFKMYDKDGSGCIDKTELLEIVESIYRLKKACHGELDEECNLLTPDQVVDRIFELVDENGDGELSLDEFIDGARRDKWVMKMLQMDVNPGDWINERRRSADF